A portion of the Lolium rigidum isolate FL_2022 chromosome 1, APGP_CSIRO_Lrig_0.1, whole genome shotgun sequence genome contains these proteins:
- the LOC124654560 gene encoding ankyrin repeat and SOCS box protein 3-like: MAPLLDIFATSALQVQLLLAAEAGDLPLFKRTAGALDGGKGRLREAAEGAIASDCGCGVLHVAAAHGRLPVCAYLVEDLQFNVDALDDKGETPLSYAVVKKGTVNTVRYLLDHGADPNKPGGDRDGTPLHLAIAEGHCEIVKVLLLKGADVNLFSYWGTPLYIAAASGFDDVMKILLDHHADLNKAVCIVSTPLIVALRAHKQKCVELLIEAGADLKGVGSADPVIIAITEGLTECLKCLIKAGADPSVPDDFGRLPIEVAASLNSRVDVEILFPLTSPIPSVHDWSIDGIIAHVKSRKEDDPILKMDPANLKLEASKAYKRNDYITAARIYYRALAHNLEDLTLISNRSLCWLKMGQGDKALRDAQICRRERCDWPKACYREGAAHMLLKDYEKARDAFADALKLDPGNTEIENALREALHSFKMSHDNLKDH; the protein is encoded by the exons ATGGCGCCGCTCCTCGACATTTTTG CTACCTCCGCTCTGCAGGTGCAGCTCCTCCTGGCGGCCGAAGCCGGCGACCTCCCCCTCTTCAAGA GGACGGCGGGGGCGCTGGACGGCGGCAAGGGTCGCCTGAGGGAGGCGGCGGAGGGCGCGATCGCGAGCGATTGCGGCTGTGGGGTTTTGCACGTCGCCGCCGCTCACGGGAGGTTACCCGTGTGCGCCTACCTGGTCGAGGACCTCCAATTTAATGTCGACGCCCTCGATGACAAAG GTGAGACACCTCTGAGTTATGCAGTTGTTAAAAAAGGAACTGTGAACACTGTGAGGTATCTTCTTGATCATGGTGCCGATCCAAATAAGCCTGGTGGTGATCGAGACGGTACTCCTCTCCATCTCGCAATTGCAGAAG GACACTGTGAAATAGTGAAGGTCTTGCTCTTAAAAGGAGCTGATGTCAATTTGTTTTCCTACTGGGGGACACCACTTTATATTGCTGCTGCATCTGGGTTCGATGATGTTATGAAGATTTTGTTGGACCACCATGCAGAT CTTAACAAAGCAGTTTGCATTGTCAGTACACCTCTCATCGTTGCTCTCCGAGCTCACAAGCAGAAATGTGTGGAACTTCTGATTGAG GCTGGTGCTGATCTGAAGGGTGTTGGTAGTGCTGATCCCGTAATAATTGCTATAACTGAGGGCTTAACTGAGTGTCTCAAGTGCTTGATAAAGGCTGGTGCTGATCCTAGCGTCCCCGATGAT TTTGGACGCCTGCCAATAGAAGTTGCTGCGTCTCTCAATAGCCGAGTAGACGTTGAGATCCTATTTCCGCTAACTTCTCCTATTCCATCTGTGCATGATTGGAGCATTGATGGGATAATTGCTCACGTAAaatcaagaaaggag GATGATCCTATTCTGAAAATGGATCCAGCTAATTTGAAGTTAGAAGCAAGCAAAGCATACAAGAGAAATGATTATATTACTGCAGCAAGGATCTACTACAGG GCGTTGGCTCACAACCTGGAGGATTTAACATTGATTTCAAATAGGAGCCTTTGCTGGCTTAAGATGGGTCAAGGAGACAAAGCTTTGCGGGATGCTCAAATTTGCAGACGAGAGCGCTGTGATTGGCCGAAGGCCTGCTACCGGGAAGGGGCTGCTCATATGCTATTAAAG GACTATGAAAAGGCGCGTGATGCATTTGCTGATGCTCTCAAGTTAGACCCAGGGAACACTGAGATTGAGAATGCCTTAAG GGAGGCTTTACATTCCTTTAAGATGTCACATGATAACCTGAAAGACCACTGA